A single region of the Montipora capricornis isolate CH-2021 chromosome 13, ASM3666992v2, whole genome shotgun sequence genome encodes:
- the LOC138029574 gene encoding uncharacterized protein: MWKHFLETAEAFLSTLNDSHPSINFTMELAANGTLPFLGVEIVKHMSRLETKVYKKPTDTGLLLHYQSHVDVRYKQSLLKTMLNRAFKLSSSWQLFHLECQRLKETFSRLHYPVPLLQSAIRDFVTAKVSGDVRSKQTCDDKKAPVRIILPFKDQRSANSVRRQLGELSRKIGKDIHPVYTSRKIGSNIKTKESKPPIVNQQCVVYHFKCDLCDADYVGYTCRHLYQRIEEHKRSAIGKHVRDQHGRDPRDISRSFKILRKCQSKFDCLIYEMFFIKELKPTLNTQSDSIRAKLFL, from the exons atgtggaaacat TTCTTAGAAACAGCTGAAGCATTTCTATCCACACTGAATGACAGCCATCCTTCAATTAACTTCACCATGGAACTAGCCGCAAACGGCACACTTCCCTTTCTGGGGGTGGAAATCGTGAAACACATGTCCCGCCTGGAGACAAAGGTGTATAAAAAGCCAACAGATACTGGATTATTACTACATTATCAAAGTCATGTCGATGTGCGATATAAACAGTCACTGCTAAAAACAATGCTGAATCGTGCTTTTAAGCTCTCTTCGAGCTGGCAACTGTTCCATCTAGAATGTCAACGTCTCAAGGAGACTTTCTCTCGGCTTCATTACCCAGTCCCACTCTTACAATCAGCAATCAGAGATTTTGTTACTGCAAAAGTTTCAGGGGATGTAAGATCCAAACAGACCTGTGACGATAAGAAAGCACCTGTGAGAATAATATTACCATTTAAGGACCAGAGATCAGCAAATTCTGTGCGAAGACAACTTGGAGAATTAAGTCGCAAAATCGGAAAAGATATCCATCCTGTGTACACAAGCCGAAAGATCGGATCTAACATCaagacaaaagaaagcaaaccccctattgttaaccaacagtgtgttgtttaccatttcaagtgtgatctgtgcgatgcggATTATGTCGGCTACACATGCCGACACCTGTATCAACGCATTGAAGAACATAAGAGATCTGCCATCGGGAAACACGTCAGAGATCAACATGGGAGGGACCCAAGGGACATATCTCGTAGTTTCAAGATCTTACggaagtgccagagcaaatttgactgcttaatttatgagatgttttttataaaagaactaaagccaactttgaacacgcagtctgactccatccgtgcaaagttatttttatag